The window CGAGCAGAGGCTGCGCTGGCGCGACTGCGAGGTCGCCGGTTTCCAGTGCGCCACGATGAAGGCGCCCCTCGACTACGCGAAGCCGGGCGAAGGCGACATCAGGCTGGCCGTCTCGCGCCGGAAGGCGACGGGCCCCGGGAAGCGCCTCGGCTCGCTGCTGGTCAATCCCGGCGGGCCGGGCGGGTCGGCGGTCGGGTACGTGCAGGGGTACGCGGGCATCGGCTACCCGGCCGAGGTACGGGCGCGGTACGACATGGTGGCGGTGGACCCGCGGGGCGTGGCCGGCAGCGAGCCGGTCGAATGCCTCACCGGGCGCCAGATGGACACGTACACGCAGACGGACCTCACCCCGGACGGGACGGGGGAGACGGCGAAGCTGGTCGCGGCGTACAAGCGGTTCGCGGAGGGGTGTGGGCAGCGGGCGCCGCGGCTGCTGCGGCACGTCTCCACCGTCGAGGCGGCCCGGGACATGGACATCCTGCGGGGTGTGCTGGGCGACGAGAAGCTGACCTACGTGGGCGCCTCGTACGGCACGTTCCTCGGGGCGACGTACGCGGAGCTGTTCCCGAAGCGCGTCGGCCGACTGGTGCTGGACGGCGCGCTGGACCCCTCGCTGCCCGCCCACCGGCTCAACCAGGAGCAGACGGCCGGCTTCGCGAAGGCCTTCCAGGCCTTCGCGAAGGACTGCGTGGGGCGGAAGGACTGTGTGCTGGGGCGCACGCCCGCGCAGGTCGGCGACCGTCTGCGCGCGTTCTTCGAGCGGCTGGACACACGGCCGCTCCGGACCGGTGACGCCGACGGACGGCGCCTCGGCGAGGCCCTGGCCACGACCGGGGTGATCGCGGCGATGTACGACGAGGGGGCGTGGCCGCGGCTGCGCCAGGTGCTGACCGAGGCGGTCGGGAAGGGCGACGGCGCCGGCCTGCTCGCCCTCTCGGACAGCTACTTCGAACGCGGCCCCGGCGGCACCTACTCCAACCTGATGTACGCCAACGCGGCCGTGAACTGCCTCGACCTCCCGGCCGCCTACGACAGCCCCGAAGAGGTCGAACGGGCCCTCCCCAAGTTCGAGAAGGCGTCCCCGGTGTTCGGCCGGGCCCTCGCGTGGGCC is drawn from Streptomyces bottropensis ATCC 25435 and contains these coding sequences:
- a CDS encoding alpha/beta hydrolase encodes the protein MHTRRTSRPNRSLRVGGALLAAAALLVAGCSSGGSRTAATVADGGPGLGAQPRATPSVPAAYYEQRLRWRDCEVAGFQCATMKAPLDYAKPGEGDIRLAVSRRKATGPGKRLGSLLVNPGGPGGSAVGYVQGYAGIGYPAEVRARYDMVAVDPRGVAGSEPVECLTGRQMDTYTQTDLTPDGTGETAKLVAAYKRFAEGCGQRAPRLLRHVSTVEAARDMDILRGVLGDEKLTYVGASYGTFLGATYAELFPKRVGRLVLDGALDPSLPAHRLNQEQTAGFAKAFQAFAKDCVGRKDCVLGRTPAQVGDRLRAFFERLDTRPLRTGDADGRRLGEALATTGVIAAMYDEGAWPRLRQVLTEAVGKGDGAGLLALSDSYFERGPGGTYSNLMYANAAVNCLDLPAAYDSPEEVERALPKFEKASPVFGRALAWASLNCAYWPVRATGGPHRIEAKGAAPIVVVGTTRDPATPYRWARALASQLSSARLLTYDGDGHTAYGRGSACIDSTINAYLLRGTPPTDGKRCSAP